In bacterium, the genomic window CAAAGGCATTCAAAAAGAGAGCGGTAAAGTTTCGTTGAGCAAAGCGGTCGGTATGTCTATCGCCAAATTGGCCAAAGAAAAAGGTATTGAAGTCGCCGTATTTGATCGTAATGGATACAAATATCATGGCCGCATCAAAGCGGTAGCCGAAGGCGCTCGTGAAGCCGGATTGAAATTGTAATAAAAAACACATCTA contains:
- a CDS encoding 50S ribosomal protein L18; protein product: MADKNIVKAVKRQRVKYRIRKRIIGTAEKPRLSVYRSLNHIYAQLINDEAGHTIAQVSSKTKGIQKESGKVSLSKAVGMSIAKLAKEKGIEVAVFDRNGYKYHGRIKAVAEGAREAGLKL